The following coding sequences lie in one Euhalothece natronophila Z-M001 genomic window:
- a CDS encoding peroxiredoxin family protein — MLTSTDFSGLFNKRFLNNFFPIPASSPLIVGLKTPNFELPDVANDQQIKLNDYREQKPVILAFTRIFTEKQYCPLCYPHIVELNKRYEEFTEKGIELLMITSTDVSQSKQVVSDLSLKFPLLSNPTCSVFKKYGVGQALGAPLPAQFVLDQEGILRYKHLFSFLSPNASIEELLSRF, encoded by the coding sequence ATGTTAACCTCCACTGATTTTAGCGGTTTATTCAATAAGCGTTTTTTAAACAACTTCTTTCCGATTCCAGCCAGTAGTCCCCTGATTGTAGGCTTAAAAACCCCTAATTTTGAGCTACCTGATGTTGCCAACGATCAGCAAATTAAATTAAACGACTATCGCGAACAAAAACCTGTCATTTTAGCTTTTACTCGCATTTTTACTGAAAAACAATATTGTCCCCTTTGTTATCCTCATATTGTGGAATTAAACAAACGCTACGAAGAATTTACGGAAAAAGGCATCGAATTATTAATGATAACTAGCACCGATGTCAGTCAAAGTAAACAAGTAGTGAGCGATTTAAGTCTTAAATTTCCCCTCCTGAGTAACCCCACTTGTAGCGTGTTTAAAAAATATGGTGTTGGTCAGGCTTTAGGTGCGCCCCTACCTGCTCAATTTGTGTTAGATCAAGAAGGGATTTTACGTTACAAACATCTCTTTTCTTTTCTCTCCCCTAATGCGAGTATAGAAGAATTATTATCAAGATTTTAA
- the mreC gene encoding rod shape-determining protein MreC, producing the protein MFSVRRWWSHYGSQIVMVGLLLGVAGVIQQTQATPIYELYYWLQRPFEGVQTRRNNELTNARVRELEQQVGELERQNQQLKEQLGYVSNQSEDLKTAPIIGRSPDHWWQQITIGIGSNEGVEEGDIVTGLGGLVGRVERVTPNSSLVRLVSNPNSRVGVIISRSRDMGFIRAEGDREVVMQFFQKLPDVEVGDSVLTSPASRLFPPGIAVGEVIDIDLDHSPAPEATIRLNVPLEDLEWVFVRPHNQ; encoded by the coding sequence ATGTTTTCAGTTCGTCGGTGGTGGAGTCACTATGGTTCACAAATTGTTATGGTCGGGTTGCTTTTAGGGGTGGCTGGAGTTATTCAACAAACTCAAGCGACTCCAATTTATGAGTTGTATTACTGGTTACAACGACCTTTTGAAGGAGTACAAACACGGCGGAATAATGAGTTGACTAACGCAAGAGTGAGAGAGTTAGAGCAGCAGGTTGGAGAGTTAGAACGACAAAATCAACAGTTAAAAGAGCAACTTGGCTATGTATCGAATCAATCAGAAGACTTGAAAACTGCCCCTATTATTGGTCGTAGCCCTGACCATTGGTGGCAACAAATTACCATTGGTATCGGTAGTAATGAGGGCGTAGAAGAAGGGGATATTGTTACCGGCTTAGGTGGGTTGGTGGGAAGAGTAGAACGAGTAACGCCTAATTCTAGTTTGGTGAGATTAGTGAGTAATCCTAATAGTCGCGTGGGGGTTATTATTAGTCGCAGTCGCGATATGGGATTTATTCGGGCAGAGGGCGATCGCGAAGTTGTCATGCAATTCTTTCAAAAGCTCCCAGACGTAGAGGTCGGAGACTCGGTGCTTACCTCCCCAGCTAGTCGTTTATTTCCCCCCGGAATTGCGGTGGGAGAGGTAATTGATATTGATCTTGATCATAGTCCAGCCCCCGAAGCAACCATTCGTTTAAATGTTCCTCTCGAAGATCTCGAATGGGTGTTTGTTCGACCCCATAATCAGTAA
- a CDS encoding ABC transporter ATP-binding protein, producing MVQIIHQLHFQPKVFLRILLGDSSKQPSRRSKRKVSPMRRQRNSRQTSMLSSRWLWGGCLITVMLIWNWQLLFATLAGIGVLVLLSRFPIDRWSLYWQKWQQQINLPQRRLLIAVIGSGIAGIGTYWGVNLWQELNNPWLASGAIAQGVLLTILLAFQSSKLFTTSPSPHPFSQMLGDLTAENPLKRLIAIRELTQLAIRGNLHADQLKQVNEYFSLLFSVETKPIVRQGLLESMQTLQLNQCWHKWENQSRQPLKNLQKSKKVRSSQTKYDKKALTLGNGD from the coding sequence ATGGTGCAAATTATCCATCAACTACACTTCCAGCCTAAAGTATTCTTGCGGATACTGTTGGGTGATTCTAGTAAGCAGCCCTCTCGACGCAGTAAACGGAAAGTCTCTCCCATGCGTCGCCAACGCAATTCTCGGCAAACCTCTATGCTGTCTTCACGATGGCTATGGGGAGGTTGCCTTATTACGGTAATGCTGATTTGGAATTGGCAACTCTTGTTTGCAACTCTTGCCGGGATTGGGGTTTTAGTTTTATTATCTCGATTTCCGATTGATCGCTGGTCACTTTATTGGCAAAAATGGCAACAGCAGATTAATCTGCCCCAACGCCGTCTCTTAATTGCCGTTATTGGTAGTGGAATTGCTGGGATAGGTACTTATTGGGGAGTGAATCTTTGGCAAGAATTAAATAATCCTTGGTTAGCTAGTGGCGCGATCGCGCAGGGAGTTCTCCTCACTATCTTATTAGCTTTCCAATCGTCTAAATTATTTACAACGTCTCCTTCTCCTCATCCTTTCTCGCAAATGTTAGGAGACTTAACTGCTGAGAATCCCCTCAAACGATTAATAGCAATCCGAGAGTTAACGCAACTTGCTATCCGTGGTAATTTACACGCTGATCAGTTGAAACAAGTGAACGAATACTTTAGCCTCTTATTTAGTGTTGAAACCAAGCCTATTGTTCGCCAGGGGTTACTAGAAAGTATGCAAACTCTACAATTAAATCAATGCTGGCACAAGTGGGAAAACCAATCGCGTCAGCCATTAAAAAATTTACAAAAGTCTAAAAAAGTTCGGTCCTCTCAGACTAAATATGATAAAAAGGCATTAACATTAGGCAACGGTGATTAA
- a CDS encoding BlaI/MecI/CopY family transcriptional regulator, with amino-acid sequence MTPLPNERPKKLTLGPLEEEILEIVWELGSASVKAIHERILRDPDRELAYTSVTKVLQRLTKKGWLTCDKSNRVYYWQPTLSKEEAKALRAYEQLNQFLAVSDPDLVASFADSLDVTSLEQLDAIAQRLKTLRQEEES; translated from the coding sequence ATGACTCCTCTACCCAATGAACGCCCGAAAAAACTCACTTTGGGGCCCTTAGAAGAAGAAATATTAGAAATCGTTTGGGAATTAGGCTCTGCAAGCGTTAAAGCCATTCATGAAAGGATTTTAAGGGATCCTGACCGAGAACTCGCCTATACCTCTGTAACAAAAGTTTTACAACGCTTGACAAAGAAGGGGTGGTTAACCTGTGATAAAAGCAATCGGGTTTACTATTGGCAACCCACTCTCTCGAAAGAAGAAGCAAAAGCCCTCAGAGCTTATGAACAATTAAATCAGTTTTTAGCGGTTAGTGACCCTGATTTAGTGGCTTCCTTTGCCGATAGCTTAGATGTTACTAGCCTAGAACAGCTTGACGCGATCGCGCAACGGTTAAAAACCCTACGCCAAGAGGAGGAATCATAA
- the gltX gene encoding glutamate--tRNA ligase, with translation MTVRVRIAPSPTGNLHIGTARTAVFNWLFARHHNGTFIIRVEDTDQARSRPEYTQNIKDGLSWLGLNWDEGPYFQTERMHLYKQAVQTLLDKGYAYRCYTTEEELNQLRESQKARNQAPRYDNRHRNLTPEQEKAFEAEGRKPVIRFKIDDNREIFWKDHIRGMLTWKGSDLGGDMVIARASSREDLGQPLYNLAVVVDDMDMDISHVIRGEDHIANTAKQILLYEALGGTIPEFAHTPLILNEQGQKLSKRDNVTAISDFYKMGFVPEAMANYMTLLGWTPPDSTQELFTLDEAAKTFSLDRVSKSAAKFDWSKLDWINSQYIHNMETTRLLEMLVPFWEGAGYKVDLENNRAWLEQVTALIAPSLTRLTEAVEQTQVFFQDTVEFNEEARSQLQQEGVKPVIQAIAEALKQDPQLSEDKAKALIKTVTKEQGVKKGLVMRSLRAALTGEVKGHDLMQSWLLLNQKGVDQRRLEQALNYSS, from the coding sequence GTGACAGTCAGAGTGCGAATTGCACCGAGTCCCACGGGAAATTTACATATTGGAACCGCTCGTACTGCGGTGTTTAATTGGCTTTTTGCTCGCCATCATAATGGAACTTTTATTATCCGAGTGGAAGATACTGACCAAGCGCGATCGCGCCCTGAATATACCCAGAATATCAAAGATGGACTCAGTTGGCTCGGACTAAACTGGGATGAAGGCCCCTATTTTCAAACGGAACGGATGCACCTCTACAAGCAAGCCGTCCAAACTCTCCTCGACAAAGGCTATGCTTACCGTTGCTATACCACAGAAGAAGAATTAAATCAACTCCGAGAATCACAAAAAGCCCGTAATCAAGCTCCCCGCTACGACAACCGCCACCGTAATCTCACCCCAGAACAAGAAAAAGCGTTTGAAGCAGAAGGAAGAAAGCCAGTGATTCGCTTTAAAATTGACGATAATCGCGAAATCTTCTGGAAAGATCACATTCGGGGAATGCTAACCTGGAAAGGAAGCGACCTTGGCGGGGATATGGTCATCGCACGGGCAAGTAGTCGTGAAGACTTAGGACAACCCCTATATAACCTTGCGGTAGTCGTTGATGATATGGACATGGATATTAGCCATGTGATTCGCGGTGAAGATCATATTGCTAATACGGCTAAACAAATTCTCCTTTACGAAGCCCTCGGGGGAACAATTCCTGAGTTTGCCCATACTCCTTTAATCTTAAATGAACAAGGACAAAAACTCTCCAAACGGGATAATGTTACTGCCATTTCTGATTTTTATAAAATGGGCTTTGTTCCCGAAGCGATGGCAAATTATATGACGCTACTGGGTTGGACTCCTCCTGACTCCACACAAGAGTTATTTACCCTAGATGAAGCCGCAAAAACCTTTAGCTTAGATCGGGTTAGTAAATCCGCTGCGAAATTTGACTGGTCAAAACTGGATTGGATTAATAGCCAGTATATCCATAATATGGAAACAACACGACTCTTAGAAATGCTTGTTCCTTTCTGGGAGGGTGCTGGCTATAAGGTTGACTTAGAAAATAATCGTGCTTGGTTAGAACAAGTTACTGCGCTCATTGCTCCTAGTTTAACTCGTCTCACCGAAGCGGTAGAACAAACCCAAGTCTTCTTCCAAGATACTGTAGAATTTAACGAAGAAGCGCGATCGCAACTACAGCAAGAGGGCGTTAAGCCTGTTATTCAAGCTATTGCTGAGGCGTTGAAGCAAGATCCTCAACTCAGCGAAGACAAAGCAAAAGCGTTAATTAAAACTGTCACCAAGGAACAAGGGGTGAAAAAAGGTTTAGTGATGCGATCTTTACGCGCTGCCTTAACAGGAGAAGTAAAAGGACATGACTTAATGCAATCATGGCTATTATTAAATCAAAAAGGCGTTGATCAGCGTCGGTTAGAACAAGCCCTAAATTATTCCTCTTAG
- a CDS encoding mechanosensitive ion channel family protein, producing the protein MNISEFLTNFQEVFQDFLFNHLAWFIFWTILALIGARILPALLNWSINKIFPNSITDEYNRIISPLQKNIVRTTLIIFIAININVFRPYPALFNFLQFFTYLAVTINVAWLLCQVVRQVSKLYGTKLIKSLSRQGDDLLLILETLTNVVIIFFAIIFFAQSQNLNLASLLTGVGIGGLAIAFAAQEVLSQIVGTVILYLDRPYVPGEYVRANFNPAAEDIYGRVESIGIRSSKIRLAATNTLLIVPNSLMARTDVENISRGNKVMGLLFLNFNKVLAQSERALVDKVLNESLGDLFGVEPGSIRIAMFEPENQFGTRARLSFFLLSSSSSALNIRKQLVAIANQEITQRLGENQLEFSMEEPMLYVNSPVTK; encoded by the coding sequence ATGAATATTTCTGAATTTCTTACTAACTTTCAAGAGGTATTTCAAGATTTTTTGTTTAACCATCTTGCTTGGTTTATATTTTGGACAATCTTGGCTTTAATTGGCGCACGAATATTACCTGCTCTTCTGAATTGGAGTATTAATAAAATTTTTCCCAATTCTATTACTGATGAATATAATCGTATTATTTCTCCGTTACAAAAAAATATTGTCCGTACCACACTGATTATTTTTATTGCTATTAATATTAATGTCTTTCGTCCTTATCCCGCGTTATTTAATTTTTTACAATTCTTTACTTATTTAGCAGTAACGATTAATGTTGCTTGGTTGTTGTGTCAAGTCGTCCGACAAGTCAGCAAACTTTATGGGACAAAACTCATTAAAAGCCTCAGTCGCCAAGGAGATGATTTACTCCTCATTCTTGAAACATTAACAAATGTTGTGATTATTTTTTTTGCGATTATTTTCTTTGCTCAAAGTCAGAACTTAAATTTAGCGAGTCTTCTCACTGGGGTTGGAATTGGGGGGCTTGCCATCGCCTTTGCGGCTCAAGAAGTGTTATCCCAAATTGTGGGTACAGTTATCCTTTACCTAGATCGACCTTACGTTCCAGGGGAATATGTGAGAGCAAACTTTAATCCAGCAGCAGAGGATATTTATGGACGGGTAGAATCCATCGGCATTCGTTCGAGCAAAATTCGACTGGCGGCAACCAATACCCTATTAATTGTTCCTAACTCTCTCATGGCGCGGACAGATGTGGAAAATATCTCTCGCGGCAATAAAGTTATGGGGTTATTATTCTTAAATTTCAACAAAGTTTTAGCGCAAAGTGAACGAGCGTTAGTGGATAAGGTACTTAATGAAAGTCTGGGTGATTTATTTGGTGTAGAACCGGGAAGCATCAGGATTGCCATGTTTGAGCCAGAAAATCAATTCGGAACTCGGGCGCGTTTGAGCTTTTTCCTCTTGAGTTCGAGTAGTAGCGCATTAAATATCCGCAAGCAGTTAGTCGCAATTGCGAATCAAGAAATTACCCAACGCTTAGGAGAAAATCAATTAGAATTTTCTATGGAAGAGCCAATGCTCTATGTCAATTCTCCTGTTACCAAGTAG
- a CDS encoding class I SAM-dependent methyltransferase — protein sequence MSQESGVKTDEKKQHFDDIYMESTPVPFKERIIDALDYISDNNNRQTFDRLILPWCEKQQGKPIPYVDLCCCFGNTTLAIAHNMTVEEIRENWKDAATANTPLKPRRLNLQTTGIDISQNALDYTKKAGIFDQTIQADLNQPPADKKEQVLKTMTDADILVSTASLVYLEESAIKELIAAFANSPREGYCLVNFLNPFGLEKADATKRILLEHLSFVGSTATRHRRMSALEQENYPGEEWSLLEIWVLKRN from the coding sequence ATGAGTCAAGAATCTGGTGTTAAAACCGACGAAAAGAAACAGCATTTTGATGATATCTACATGGAATCCACACCGGTTCCATTTAAAGAGCGTATTATTGATGCTTTAGACTATATTTCCGACAATAACAACCGCCAAACCTTTGATCGCCTAATCCTTCCTTGGTGTGAAAAGCAACAGGGGAAACCCATTCCTTATGTTGACTTATGTTGCTGTTTTGGGAATACCACCCTCGCGATCGCGCATAATATGACCGTAGAGGAAATTCGGGAAAACTGGAAAGATGCCGCAACCGCAAATACCCCTCTCAAACCGCGTCGGCTAAACCTACAAACCACTGGCATTGATATTTCCCAAAATGCTCTAGACTACACCAAAAAAGCAGGAATTTTCGATCAAACCATCCAGGCCGACTTAAATCAGCCCCCTGCTGATAAAAAAGAACAAGTCTTAAAAACTATGACAGATGCAGACATTCTCGTTTCTACTGCATCCCTAGTATATCTTGAAGAAAGCGCCATTAAAGAACTCATTGCCGCCTTTGCCAACTCCCCTCGGGAAGGCTACTGTCTGGTTAACTTCCTCAACCCATTTGGCTTAGAAAAAGCGGATGCCACCAAACGCATCTTACTCGAACATCTTAGCTTTGTGGGCAGTACCGCCACCCGTCACCGTCGGATGTCTGCCCTTGAACAAGAAAACTATCCCGGTGAGGAATGGTCACTCCTCGAAATTTGGGTTTTAAAGCGTAATTAA
- a CDS encoding mechanosensitive ion channel family protein: MDILETLQQTLGLDLDIRGELLEFATRLGWFVGLTLLAWLIAGILPFCLQWSVNRFLPKFLREPYERIVKPLRLLIVRSGFLAITAYNINFFEPYSGLYEFLRLIVYLPLTVIVAVLLSRLVRQTVRLYGVKILQNFNRNMDDFLLIGESIANVMIGFFAVIFFAQSQNINLLSLLTGVSIGGVAVAFAAKEILSQVVGTVLLYLDRPFVPGEYIRANFNFMDEDIYGRVEAIGIRSTKIRLVAKNTLLIAPNSLMARMDVENVSRGKKVMVLFYLDFLHTLNEREKALVYQVIEDSLNKELSDVDSSSTQVALFQKEDQQTTRVRISLFVKGSSEKSIVIRKRLIELANESLKKRLQAENLQFEFTEPTIYIDEPMTL, from the coding sequence ATGGATATATTAGAAACTTTGCAACAAACCTTGGGGCTTGATCTTGATATTCGAGGGGAATTGCTAGAGTTTGCCACTCGACTAGGATGGTTTGTTGGTTTAACCCTTCTTGCTTGGCTCATTGCGGGCATTTTACCCTTTTGTCTTCAATGGAGTGTTAATCGCTTTCTCCCCAAGTTTTTAAGAGAACCTTATGAGCGTATTGTGAAACCTTTGCGTCTTTTAATCGTTCGTAGTGGTTTTTTAGCCATCACTGCTTACAATATTAACTTCTTTGAACCTTACTCAGGATTATATGAGTTTCTTCGACTCATCGTTTACCTACCCTTAACCGTTATCGTGGCAGTGTTATTGTCTCGCTTAGTCCGACAAACGGTGAGACTTTATGGGGTGAAGATACTCCAAAACTTTAATCGCAATATGGACGACTTTCTATTGATTGGAGAAAGTATCGCCAATGTGATGATCGGATTTTTTGCCGTTATTTTCTTTGCTCAAAGTCAGAATATTAATCTTCTAAGTCTTCTCACTGGAGTCAGTATTGGCGGTGTTGCAGTTGCTTTTGCTGCCAAAGAAATTTTATCTCAAGTGGTAGGAACCGTGCTCCTTTATCTAGATCGTCCTTTTGTTCCCGGAGAATACATCCGAGCTAATTTTAATTTTATGGATGAAGATATTTATGGACGGGTCGAAGCAATTGGCATTCGTTCTACTAAAATCCGACTTGTTGCAAAAAATACCCTACTCATTGCTCCAAATTCTTTAATGGCAAGGATGGATGTGGAAAATGTTTCACGTGGGAAAAAGGTAATGGTTTTATTTTACCTCGATTTTCTGCATACTTTGAATGAAAGGGAAAAGGCACTTGTTTATCAAGTGATTGAAGATAGCCTCAATAAAGAACTCTCTGATGTAGATTCTAGCAGCACGCAAGTTGCTTTATTTCAAAAAGAAGACCAACAAACAACCCGAGTTCGCATCAGTTTATTTGTCAAAGGGTCAAGTGAAAAGTCAATTGTCATTCGTAAACGCTTAATTGAACTGGCTAATGAATCTTTGAAAAAGCGATTACAAGCAGAAAATTTGCAATTTGAATTTACTGAGCCAACGATTTATATTGATGAGCCAATGACACTTTAA
- a CDS encoding M56 family metallopeptidase: MHTVMILMALSSALLIRWLWQPQPTSYPQRWQKSLFYFLFPPLLLLMTAMAVLGMGIQGQMFGMETGWISYGLSALFLLIASVTLLWQFYQQARSRLKLQSYPVTTLSGTTAKLLPISLPYSAQVGGWHSQLVISEGLLTALDDDHLQAVIAHEKAHYYYRDTFWFLWLGWVYRSTAWLPNSRLLWEELLSLRELRADWKATETVDPLLLAESLITVAQFSLSNPKVDHAALSCTATQSRLEERIEALINQEDVFTPPLFPLGSSLLWSLTPLATMPWHQC; encoded by the coding sequence ATGCACACAGTCATGATTTTAATGGCTCTGAGTAGTGCTTTACTCATCCGTTGGCTTTGGCAACCTCAACCCACTAGCTATCCCCAACGCTGGCAAAAGAGTCTCTTTTATTTTCTTTTTCCCCCACTGTTACTTTTAATGACAGCTATGGCAGTTTTAGGAATGGGCATCCAAGGGCAAATGTTTGGCATGGAAACAGGCTGGATTAGTTATGGGCTAAGTGCGTTATTCCTACTGATTGCCAGTGTTACCCTTCTTTGGCAATTTTATCAGCAAGCGCGATCGCGCCTCAAACTCCAATCTTACCCCGTCACCACCCTTTCAGGAACAACCGCCAAACTTCTCCCCATCTCACTTCCCTACAGCGCCCAAGTCGGGGGATGGCATTCTCAACTTGTCATCAGTGAAGGCTTATTAACCGCCCTTGATGACGATCATCTGCAAGCAGTCATCGCCCATGAAAAAGCCCATTATTACTACCGAGACACCTTTTGGTTTTTATGGTTAGGTTGGGTTTATCGAAGCACGGCTTGGCTTCCTAATAGTCGTCTCTTATGGGAAGAATTGCTGTCACTGCGAGAACTTCGTGCCGACTGGAAAGCCACAGAAACCGTTGATCCTCTGTTATTGGCTGAATCATTAATTACCGTCGCCCAATTTAGCCTGAGTAATCCGAAAGTAGATCATGCTGCCTTAAGTTGTACTGCCACCCAAAGCCGTCTTGAAGAAAGGATTGAAGCCTTAATCAATCAAGAAGACGTTTTCACCCCTCCCTTGTTTCCTTTGGGGAGTTCACTTCTGTGGAGTTTAACCCCCTTAGCCACCATGCCTTGGCATCAATGTTAA
- a CDS encoding lipid kinase has protein sequence MASALLLINLHSRQGKQNFHRIQSYLEELGIQLLTKSSEHPQQIPQLIHHHHKEVDFVIIGGGDGTFNSAITPLLETQLPLGIIPLGTANDLARTLDIPFNLQKACEIIAQGKKQMIDVGKVNDQYFFNVASIGLSVAITNQLTKNVKRRWGVLAYAVTACKVLLRSRPFSAKIHHQGKVIKVKTVQIAIGNGRFYGGGMTITHDAEIHDQRLDLYSLETKHWWEIINLLPSFWLGRYPQNKVRLLEGKEFLIETRKPHSINTDGEIITKTPAKFEVITQGLNVFTP, from the coding sequence ATGGCTTCCGCCTTATTACTAATTAATCTTCATTCTCGTCAAGGAAAGCAAAATTTTCACCGCATACAGTCTTATTTAGAAGAATTAGGAATTCAATTACTAACCAAAAGCAGTGAACATCCGCAACAGATTCCACAATTAATTCATCATCACCATAAAGAAGTTGATTTTGTGATTATTGGCGGTGGCGACGGAACATTCAATAGCGCGATCACGCCTCTTTTAGAAACTCAGCTTCCCTTAGGAATTATTCCCCTTGGCACTGCCAATGATTTAGCACGCACTTTAGACATTCCCTTTAACTTACAAAAAGCCTGTGAAATTATTGCTCAGGGAAAAAAACAAATGATTGATGTGGGCAAAGTCAACGATCAATACTTTTTTAATGTTGCTAGCATTGGTTTAAGTGTCGCCATTACCAACCAACTAACAAAAAACGTTAAACGTCGCTGGGGAGTCCTTGCTTATGCAGTCACTGCTTGCAAAGTTCTCTTAAGATCACGTCCTTTTTCTGCAAAAATTCATCATCAAGGAAAAGTTATTAAAGTAAAAACTGTACAAATTGCTATTGGTAACGGTCGCTTTTATGGCGGTGGAATGACAATTACCCACGATGCAGAAATTCATGATCAACGATTAGATTTATACAGTTTAGAAACTAAACATTGGTGGGAAATCATTAATTTACTCCCTAGTTTTTGGCTAGGACGTTATCCTCAAAATAAAGTTCGCCTCTTAGAAGGAAAAGAATTTTTAATTGAAACCAGAAAGCCTCATTCTATTAACACTGATGGTGAAATTATTACCAAAACTCCTGCTAAATTTGAAGTGATCACTCAGGGATTAAATGTATTTACGCCTTAA
- a CDS encoding DUF4330 domain-containing protein — protein MKFIDSKGRLFNTISIIDLGAAVVILMVIIGIFFFPGTSGSVAQGTGSSNVEMDVLVQGLRMSHPETLEEELEEEGSTQLIIRNQPHGEVEVKSFERIPRTVVAPQPDGSVIAEADPRLEEEYKTDWLITLAGDARVTNNGVVVGSNSVKIGTTVELEGFSYNFRGSVVDVRLPD, from the coding sequence ATGAAATTTATTGACTCAAAAGGACGGCTGTTTAACACGATTAGTATTATTGACTTGGGTGCTGCCGTCGTCATTCTCATGGTAATTATTGGGATTTTCTTTTTTCCGGGAACTTCCGGTTCAGTTGCCCAAGGGACAGGATCCAGCAATGTGGAAATGGATGTTTTGGTACAGGGGTTGAGAATGAGTCATCCTGAAACTCTAGAAGAAGAACTTGAGGAGGAAGGAAGCACACAGTTAATTATTCGTAACCAACCCCATGGCGAAGTGGAAGTAAAATCCTTTGAACGTATCCCGAGAACGGTGGTCGCTCCTCAGCCAGATGGTTCAGTAATTGCTGAGGCGGATCCCCGTCTGGAAGAAGAGTATAAAACTGATTGGTTAATTACTCTTGCTGGGGATGCAAGAGTGACTAATAACGGCGTCGTTGTGGGCAGTAATAGCGTTAAAATTGGGACAACTGTTGAATTAGAGGGATTCAGTTATAACTTCCGAGGTAGTGTCGTGGATGTTCGTCTTCCCGATTGA
- a CDS encoding alpha/beta fold hydrolase, whose protein sequence is MLEPIGVKRDSIVTSLGRMVYYCPSEYPWTDETTGENKPTLVFLHGFGGGSSAYEWSKVYPAFASDYRVIAPDLVGWGRSEHPPRNYQIEDYLTIIREFLEATCSEPVTVIASSLTAAFTIRVAIAHPELFKSLILTTPAGLSDFGEDYSRTFIARLVSLPFLDNLLYRGGVATSEGIRSFLENRQFAQPNRIYPEIIEAYLESAQQENAEYAALSFVRGDLSFDLSLYLPQLTIPTAMIWGRKTQFTSPELGQRLANLNPTAVQNIVILEDVGLTPQLELPGVTIGLIQRFLKSIGKTNIHDTTSEVITESL, encoded by the coding sequence ATGCTAGAACCCATTGGAGTAAAACGAGACTCAATTGTAACTTCTCTTGGAAGAATGGTTTATTATTGCCCAAGTGAGTATCCTTGGACAGATGAAACCACTGGCGAAAATAAACCTACCCTAGTATTTTTACATGGTTTTGGTGGCGGCTCATCCGCTTATGAATGGTCAAAAGTTTATCCCGCCTTTGCCAGTGACTATCGAGTGATTGCCCCTGACTTAGTTGGCTGGGGACGTTCTGAACATCCACCCCGAAATTACCAGATTGAAGATTACCTTACCATAATCAGAGAATTTTTGGAGGCAACTTGTTCTGAACCTGTCACGGTGATTGCCTCATCTTTAACTGCTGCCTTCACGATTCGTGTCGCGATCGCGCATCCAGAGTTATTTAAGTCGCTAATTTTAACCACTCCTGCCGGATTATCAGATTTTGGCGAAGACTACAGCCGAACCTTTATCGCCAGATTAGTCAGCCTTCCCTTCCTTGATAACCTTTTATATCGTGGGGGCGTTGCAACTAGTGAGGGGATTCGTAGCTTCTTAGAAAACCGTCAATTTGCCCAGCCGAATCGGATTTACCCTGAAATTATTGAAGCCTACCTAGAGTCAGCGCAACAGGAGAACGCAGAATACGCCGCCTTATCCTTTGTTCGGGGAGATTTATCCTTTGACTTATCCCTTTACTTACCTCAGTTAACCATCCCCACCGCAATGATTTGGGGACGAAAAACCCAGTTTACCTCCCCCGAATTAGGACAACGGCTTGCCAACCTCAATCCCACAGCCGTTCAAAATATAGTAATTTTAGAAGATGTGGGACTAACACCACAATTAGAACTACCGGGAGTCACTATTGGCTTAATTCAACGTTTCCTGAAATCAATCGGGAAGACGAACATCCACGACACTACCTCGGAAGTTATAACTGAATCCCTCTAA